A single Danio rerio strain Tuebingen ecotype United States chromosome 17, GRCz12tu, whole genome shotgun sequence DNA region contains:
- the tmem26a gene encoding transmembrane protein 26 yields MILVKFVCAIITRSLFILVSLIGVWRVKTVKNDNMYWLLTILYLPLVVEMIITLKRRKGQDYKWFSPAILLFLISIIPSIWILELHHQENKASDPQCRKLDSWDNVKSILPSNGTMGNATLKYLESMLTSVCANDWILALHQVLLILLILGKWLLPLGGGVTRDELSQLLLIFVGTAADILEFTSETLSDVKENNHQLVYIILAVWTWSMLQFPLHLAVVTSRPENTDEPKGGDGCCNLILSRHSTDIWNIVESLFIQDGPFLVVRLIVMIYFDVFHQMLVFFAIKNFLVVVLNLYRLIVICQDFRPKPPSSSSSVPI; encoded by the exons ATGATTTTAGTCAAATTCGTGTGCGCGATCATAACCAGGTCATTGTTCATCCTGGTCTCTCTCATCGGCGTCTGGAGAGTGAAAACGGTGAAAAATGACAACATGTACTGGTTACTTACCATCCTTTACCTTCCTCTGGTCGTGGAGATGATCATCACTTTAAAACGAAGGAAAGGGCAAGACTACAAATG GTTTTCTCCAGccatcctcctcttcctcatcaGTATTATTCCATCTATATGGATTCTGGAGTTACACCATCAGGAGAACAAAGCCAGTGACCCACAG TGTAGGAAACTGGACTCTTGGGACAATGTCAAGAGCATATTACCATCTAACGGCACTATGGGCAATGCAACACTAAAG TATCTGGAGAGCATGCTGACCTCCGTCTGTGCGAATGACTGGATCCTTGCCCTTCATCAGGTTCTACTCATTCTACTCATCCTTGGAAAGTGGCTCCTTCCATTAGGGGGCGGAGTAACACGTGACGAGTTGTCACAGCTTCTGCTCATCTTTGTGGGCACGGCAGCAGACATTCTGGAATTCACCAGCGAAACTCTGTCTGATGTCAA GGAGAACAACCATCAGCTGGTGTATATAATCTTGGCAGTGTGGACGTGGAGCATGTTACAGTTTCCTTTGCACCTCGCAG TTGTGACGTCCCGCCCAGAGAACACAGATGAGCCCAAAGGTGGAGACGGCTGCTGTAACCTGATCTTGTCGAGACACAGCACAGACATTTGGAACATCGTAGAGAGTTTGTTCATCCAGGACGGGCCGTTTCTGGTAGTGCGTTTGATTGTGATGATATACTTTGATGTTTTCCACCAGATGCTGGTCTTCTTCGCTATTAAGAACTTTCTAGTGGTGGTTCTCAACCTTTACAGGCTCATCGTCATCTGTCAGGACTTTAGACCAAaaccaccatcatcatcttcctcTGTCCCGATCTGA